cacccccccatgtgttttttaatttttaaactcAAACCACCATTTCATTGTTTGTAGGTCAATTGTAGGTGGATTGTTTCTGCCGATGGCATAGGAACATTAGCAGTCTTGTACTATTTGTCCTCTTTAAgaccctgtctgtgtctctgtaggAAATCTGTCTGAAGGACTCAGAGGTGGTATTGTGTGGAGGCTCAGAGAGCATGAGCCAGGCGCCATATGCTGTCCGCAACATTCGCTTCGGAACAAAGTTCGGACTCGACCTCAAGGTATTGAATTAATAAATGAGGAGAGATAAAATACCAAATGGGTATAGATTTTGTCACTTTTGACCATAAGGGCCCTCTAACAGCTGCTCTGAACCAATGCCAAGGACTAAGCTAACGTGTTCTCTGTTGCCTTTGTCTCAGCTGGAGGATACTCTGTGGGCGGGACTTACTGACCTGCACATTAAGATCCCCATGGGCATCACAGCAGAGAACCTGGCAGTGAAATACGAGATCAGCAGAGACGACTGTGACAAATACGCACACCAGACACAGCAGAGGTGGAAGGCAGGTCAGAAgtcaacccttaccctaactaAGCTCACATGTTTACAATCTCTGCCTTGATTAATCAGGGATTCCTGATTATCTGCCCTCAGAAATATTATGACAGTGAACTGCATATTACCATGACAATAAACAGTTTTTCCAGATWTCCATCTGAATGCTGACCACATCCCTGAGTTTGTCTGTGTGCTCTCTAAACCTTAGCTCACGAGGCGGGCCACTACACGGCAGAGATCGCACCCATCGATGTGAAGGCTAAGAAGGGCAAGGTACCCATGACCCAGGACGAGCACCCTCGTCCCCAGACCACCCTGGAGCAGATGGCTAGGCTAACTCCTGTCTTCAAGAAGGAAGGAACGGTCACTGCTGCCAATGCATCAGTGAGTACTAAATAAGACTGATTCAATTCTGAACCCAAGCTCTTCCACCCAGTTCCTACCATCTTCTGCTAACAGAGTATCACATTCAATCTGTCCCCAAGCACACCGGTTTTAAATGGAGTGCAGATCATTTTAGTTTTCTGGGTGTAAATCCTGTGTGCTAGTTTTGAATGTACTCATCTTCATGTTCTGTTCCTATTCCACAGGGCGTGTCTGACGGAGCTGCTGCCGTGGTGATAGCCAGTGAGGAAGCTGTGAAAGAGCACAAGCTCACCCCATTGGCAAGAATAGTGGCATATCACGTCTCCGGATGTGACCCAAGCATTATGGGAATCGGTGGGTGACTGACAACAAATGGCTTATGTACTTGATGAAAACATATGATACATCCCAATATATAGGCCTTTCTAGCATGGCCATCTAGTGATTTCTGTTGGTAAGGTTCTGTCATTCTCCCCCATCAGGCCCAGTTCCAGCCATCACTGAAGCCCTGAAAAAAGCAGGTCTCACCCTCCAAGACATGGATCTGGTGGAGGTATACTCGTCTGTTTTATGTTCATAAATAGGAACTGATGCAGAAAGTGGCAGATATTTGGTTGCTCTGTTTTGGTTTACTCTGGGTCATGTAGCTTACCTGATAGAATTAACAACCTCCTTTTGTCTCCTTTTCacttgctctgtctctccctctctttctcctgctcttctcctgtccttctctctatcccctctgctctctctcaggtGAATGAGGCGTTTGCTGCTCAGTACCTTGCGGTTTCCAAGGCTTTGGGTCTGGACCCAGAGAAGAGTAATACTGATGGGGGGGCCATTGCCATCGGTCACCCCCTGGGAGCCTCAGGAGCACGCATCACTGCGCACCTGGTSCACAAGCTCAGGTAACCCCACCACTCCAGTAGTCTTCTTACTACTCCGGATRACTTCTTATCACTCTGTAAATATGTAGACAAATATTGTCCAAAAAAATCAGAACAATTCATTGTTGTCTCATGTGAAGTAACAGGCAAATGCTTTTAACTAGAAAAAAATAAGACACAATTCAATGGCTGAGCAATTCATGTTATGTCACAGAGAAGTGGTTTAATGATTaatttgtgtttttctttctctcaggTCGATTGGGGGAAAGTATGCTGTGGGATCAGCCTGCATCGGTGGTGGACAGGGCATCGCCATCATCATAGAGAACACTCACTGAGGAAGAGACCAAACCATGCACACTCAGAAGCGTACTACTGTACCATCCCCACTCAAAAGTGTACTTTCAATACGATCCACACTCAAAAGTGTACTTTCAAATACCATCCACACTCGAAATACACCACACCCTACATACCCAATAGAGTACATGCCATATACACACTCGAATGCGACTTCAGATTTTTGTCCAATGTGGAGTTTAAACACCGAATTGCATCGACTTGAAATGTAAGAATATCCAACCCTCAATATTTTTGTATGTTTGATGCATACTTTGAAACATCCCAAGACTCTACCACCTACACTCGAAGAAATACACAAGATCTCGTCACTTGTCAATTACTCCAGAAAATGATTGCTGTTTACCTAAACACAGAAACAAGGGTGTTTTGTGTATTTAGTAACCCAAATGTCTGTGATAAACTCCCTCCTTGCATACTTCATATTCCTTTTACCTTTTCTAAATGTTTATYTCTGTATCTGCTTAAAGAGGCCTTGTGAATCTGAAGGgctaaatctgtttttttttgtaagggactGTCTTtgtgtttgccttgatgacagtgctAGCTCATTGGACATACTATTTACCTCTCGCTGTAGCATATTAACAATTGAGATGAGAAGTGTGGTTTGAGTTGGAGTGAAGTTGCTTTCTGTGGAAGGAGAGAAGRATCTCTGCCTCTTCCTTACAGCCTATCTCTTGCCTTGTGTTTTAATATGAATTATCACTCTGCAGGGATCACCATTGCCCTAGATATGTACGTGTGCTAACATGTAAACTGCAAGGTTGCATTTAAGATTTGttagatttttcaaaataaaaaattatcaaTACATTTGTGTAGGATTGTTCACAATCTTTAAATAATATTATTTACTAGGCCTATTGCAATAATAGTCCCATTTTGGGATGTCATAATGCCTGGAGAAGTATTTTTCTCAGGAACCACATCAGTATAGCAATGTAGGTGACCTGGAACGCCACCGTAATCTGGGTCCTGGAAACTGACCCTTTGAGAAAAACTGATATGAGTCTCTACAGATTGGTAtggatacatacagtatattttcaaAGGCAGCTCATTATTTTATCATGAGTGCTAAAAGCTAACCTAAAATGTAGATCTATAAATTACAAATAGGACTCAGTCATTAATAATTATTTTATCATACAAATAKAGCATTTACGTgttttaattaagcaataaggctcaaggaggtgtggtatatggccatataccacggctaagggcttttCTTARGRACgacgcaaagcggagtgcctggatacagctcttagccgtggtatattagccatatatcacaaaccctcgaggtgccttattgctattataaactggttaccaacataaatagagcagtaaaaataaatgttttgtcatactcgcgatataccacggctgtcagccaagcAGCYTTCATGTTcgatcc
This portion of the Salvelinus sp. IW2-2015 linkage group LG15, ASM291031v2, whole genome shotgun sequence genome encodes:
- the LOC111974321 gene encoding 3-ketoacyl-CoA thiolase, mitochondrial, whose amino-acid sequence is MSLIRSVFIVSAKRTPFGTYGGVLKDHSATDLAEHASKAALAAGGVAPELVNSVIFGNVMQSSADAPYIARHVGLRCGVPIPVPALTVNRLCGSGFQSIINGAQEICLKDSEVVLCGGSESMSQAPYAVRNIRFGTKFGLDLKLEDTLWAGLTDLHIKIPMGITAENLAVKYEISRDDCDKYAHQTQQRWKAAHEAGHYTAEIAPIDVKAKKGKVPMTQDEHPRPQTTLEQMARLTPVFKKEGTVTAANASGVSDGAAAVVIASEEAVKEHKLTPLARIVAYHVSGCDPSIMGIGPVPAITEALKKAGLTLQDMDLVEVNEAFAAQYLAVSKALGLDPEKSNTDGGAIAIGHPLGASGARITAHLVHKLRSIGGKYAVGSACIGGGQGIAIIIENTH